The Aulosira sp. FACHB-615 nucleotide sequence TATATTTCCATTGATTGAAAATAGGTATATTCAAATATTTACCAACAGTAAATATTTCATCAATTGTATATATAGCAATACTTACAGGTAATCAGTAAATCTACATCTTTTAGGTAAAAGATGTAGATTTACGATTTTTTATATTCTGGTTAGAACGGATTTATTTACTAATCAAAAATCCGTATGGCAGAACCAACACTACAAGAAGTATTCGGTGCAAACGCAATACAAGACGCTAATACAATCACCATTTACAAATCTGACTTACCAGGATTAACACCACAAGAAAACAACACGGCAGAAAGTTTGCTAACGGGAATAAATGTAAAAGCAAAGCAAGCACTAACACAAAGTAACTTTGATGAAAACTTAGACCAATCAGTTTTCATCGAAAGAGGATTCTCAAATTTTACATTTCGAGGCCCAAACCAGGATTCTTACCGAGTTGACGTTTTAACAATTAACCTTGCTAAACCTGACGACAGCGACGAAATCGACCCAGATAACTATTAATGGCAGGCTGGGAAATCAGAGTAGACATACCCTACTCATATAACGGTAGTCCCACCATACCTTACAGCTATTACCCGGTTGGTTGTTTTCGCGGTGGCTACAATTACTACCTCAATGGCGGCGATTTTATTCTTACCCATGCTGATGGTGAGACAAGACTAGGCGGCGGTTGGCTTGGTGGCTATGCAATACAAAGTTTCAACGTTGTTAATCTTGCCCCATGTTGTCCTGAAGGTTGGATGCGGTGCAAAAACGCCAATGGTACATACTGCTGTCTTCCCTGTGATGAAATTAAAAATTCAATTGCAAGCATCACAGCAAATTTAAGGAACGTTAAATAATGAGTGATTGCTGTTCTGAGATTAAGAGCGAATTGGCCGCTTTACGCGCGGAAGTTGCCAGAATAGCTAATTTAAAATCTAACCCTGTTGACGAATACGCTCGTAGATTAGCCAAGGAAGCACTAAAAACCGCTTACCTAGCTGATGCAAATGCCTATAAAGCATTAGCGGGAGTAGAGGATGTACGCGCCGAGATCAAAGAACTCAAAGCAATTTTGGTAGCTGTGGCTGCGGCGGCAGCATTAGCGGCGGCAGCAATGGCGGCGGCTGGTGCTGCTGCTAGTGCGGCGGCTGGTGCAGTAGCTAAAGCCAGCGAAGCTCTAGGTAAGATAGCTGGTTTACTTGATAAAATCAGTACCATTCTTGAGTTGATAGATTCGTTGCTGTTTTTGAAGCATTTAGTCCAGCAAATTCAGCAGGGGCAATTATCACTCGAAGATACTGTTAATGCTTTGCAACTTGGCGTAAATGCCCTGCGTGGTCAAGTTGGTCGCGGTGGCCCGCCGGGAAGAGATGGCAGACCAGGACGTGACGGGCGTAACGGTAATGACGGACGACCGGGACGTGATGGACGTAACGGCGTTGACGGACGACTAGGACGTGACGGACAGCGTGGACTTCCCGGTAATGACGGTAGACGCGGACTACCCGGACGTGACGGACTGCGCGGACTTCCCGGTAGAGACGGTAGACCAGGACTACCCGGACGTGATGGACTGCGCGGACTTCCGGGTAGTGACGGTAGACCAGGACTGCCAGGACGTGATGGCAGAAATGGTGTTGACGGTCGTAATGGTCAAGATGGTCAACCAGGAAGAAACGGCGTTGACGGTCGTAATGGCAGCGACGGTCAGCCAGGAAGAAACGGTGTTGACGGTCGTAATGGTCGTGACGGTCAACCAGGAAGAAACGGTGTTGACGGTCGTAATGGTCAAGATGGTCAAGTTACAACCATCACACTAGAACGAGTCAAAGTCGAAAACAAATTTGAATATATTTACCGTCCCGCACCAGCACCAATCGTTATTCATGGCCGAGATGGTAAAAATGGTTTAGCTGGTCGTGATGGTCGAGACGGGCGAGACGGTCGCAACGGCGTTGATGCAGTCTTAAAACCTTACCCTATACCGCGAAACGGTGTTGATGGTCGTCCTGGGCGAGACGGGCGTAACGGTTTAGATGGTCGTCCCGGTCGTCCCGGTTTACGAGGTTTACCAGGAACTAACGGACGTAACGGCGTTGACGGTAGAACCGGGTTAAACGGTCGCAACGGTACAGATGGTAGAAATGGCGTTGATGGTAGAACCGGGTTAAACGGTCGCAACGGTACAGATGGCAGAAATGGGTTAAATGGTCGCAACGGCACAGATGGTAGAAACGGCGTTGACGGTAGAACCGGGTTAAATGGTCGCAACGGCGTTGACGGCAGAAATGGGCTAAATGGTCGTAACGGTACAGATGGCAGAAATGGCGTTGACGGTAGAACTGGGTTAAACGGTCGTAACGGCACAGATGGTAGAAACGGCGTTGACGGTAAAAACGGCTATGGGGTGAATGGGCGTGACGGTGTAGACGGTCGCAATGGTTTAAACGGGCGTGATGGTGTAGACGGAAAGGATGGTAAGCCAGGAGAGGATGCAGATGTGAAGTTTGTAAGTATTCAGGTTCCTACTTGCGTATGCGAACAACAGCCTGATGGCAGTTGGAAACCAAAACGAGTTAATACCACTGTGACAGCGATTGCGAATAAATCTGGAACTGCCAATAACTCAAAAACCATAATTTCGGAACATGAAGAGTTATGCAAAGCGAATGAAGAACTTTGTTTAGCGAAAAATAAAGAATTTGAAGCTTATCTTTCTGTCCCTGATCACTGGCCGACTCGTAGCGGACAAAAACCACAATTGGCAATTCAATATGCTGAGAATAAAGGTAACGGCAAGATTGGTAGAACAAGATGGACTTTATTACTACCACATTACCGATACGGTCAAACGCATGATCCGAAATTTCCAGACTACGAAAAAGGTTCTTTTTTAGGTGTACAAGAATTAAACGATAATTCTAAAATTACTGTTTGGTGTAAGTCTAAACAAGAGTGTTTAAGAATTATTGGTATTCTTAAGCAATACGTTGAGCCAAAATTTTTAGAAAATATCAACCCGCCGACAGTAACAGATTCAAATGCTAGTAGAAAAGAATCTTCCGTGACTCCAACATTAATGCAATTTTTCCCCAATGGTCAAAAAGATGATGCTCCAGCATGGTCTAAAAAGCTGAGAAAGAAATGAATAATGTTTTAGAATTTGATTCTGTTTTTATGATTAATGGCAGATTAGCAATTAAATTACAAACTCTTGCTAAACTGCTAAAATACTCTGATGTTTATCTATTACAGCTAGTTAAAAGCCTAGCAAAAAAAGGAATCAAGATAGGGTTTAAATGGAAACGTAATTGGTACATATTTTTACCAAAAACTCCTATCAACAAGCTGATTCAAAACAAGAATAATGTCAATATTAATGGTGGAGATAGTAGAGGTAGTGCAACTACGCCATCAGGAAACATAATCAATGACGATTGGAATAATGCTATTGATGAATTACCTAGTGGAATTACTGACACTTTACAAAAAACAAATTTTTCAATTAGCACGATTAATAATCAGCTTGTTATTTCAACTGGATTTATTAACTTACTTTCTTCGACCGTAGACCCAAAGAAAGTATCTCTACAGTTTCCCTTGTCTCAAGCCAGTTTCAAGAGTACCACTGACTATAAGTACGGCTATTACATTTATTACCGTGAGGATAGAATGTCTACTTTTGATCCAGGCGATGCAGGAACTTTAAAATCTACCCAATTACCAGCAGCTTTATTTGAAATCTGTAGAGCTTTAGACGCTGCTGAGAATACCCGCAATGGTGCTAACCCAGGGCTGACACCACGCCGAAATATCTCTACAACTGTTAGCTTTGACACAGGAACAATTGCTGTAGCTGCAACCATTCCAGTTACACCTAGCATTGGTGCTGGTGGATTAATCCAATTGACCGCTAGTGATTACCTTGGCGCTCCCTACTCTAACTTTACTAACGGCGGTGGTGATTTAGCTTCTGATACTTTGCCGGAAGCATTGTTAGAAATGGCTAATCTACTTGCAGCAGCAGAAAAAGCTGTTACACCAGCAGAAAACCAGCCAAATAATGTACAGGTTCAGTTCGATTTAGAAACTGGCTCTGCTACCATTAGCGCCAATATGCCTTTTACCACTGCGGCTGCAACTAATGGTGATGTTACTGTTCATGCCATTGATTATCTCTAATTCATGAATATCCACAATTTATTCATAGGTAGGTAATTAAATGGCTGGTAAATTAGGCCCTAGAGCTACAGTTTTATTCAAATCTGGCAGTGGTCAAGGTAAAGGCGCAAAGTCTCAATATGTTTATATGTTGAGGTCTGTTGCTGAAAAGTTAGGATTGAAAATCGTACCTGATGCTACCGTGACTCGTAAAGCACCAGCAAGCAGTAAAGGGAAAAAAGAAATTAAAGTTTCTGTCAGGGGTAGTTTTGGTGCAAAGCGGATTAAAGTACCTTTACCTGGCACTCAAAGTAATACTGCTACGAGAAAGGGTGTGAAAGTCAAGTATCTTTCTGTTCCCGTTCCGGCTGATGCCACAATTGCGGACATTAAAAAGTTTCTGCAAGGTGCTAGTAAGAAACCCCAAAGTTTTGTTAGTCCCAATGGACGCACTTATTCACTCTCTACTAAGTAGATGAATAATGAATTTCAACTAGTATTTAAAAATCAGTATAGATTTGATTTGAAAATAGTTGATTCTGTACTGATTCCTTATTTATTTGAAGGACAAGAGCAACTAATAATAAATATTGATGCTAACCCGTCAAAAAGATATAGAACTAGTGGAAGAATTGAACAAATCCTTATAGATTTAGGCTCTACGGTTGGTGTTGGTGAAGTACTAAAACTTGGGTCACAGGTAGTCACATTTTCCAATGATTTAGGCAGGTTTAAACTGAAATTCTACCCTAATAGATATATTGGAAACACTACCTTTAGCATCAAAAGAAATACTACTTTCTCACTCAGTAATCAAGATTTATCATCGGTTGTTGATGCCATAAATACGGTACAAACCTCTGTTGATTACTTAAATGAATTAATCGGGGGTGATGATGCCAATTAACATTAATGATGATGAATTTCCTGCTGCCAATGATGACACGTTGAATTTAGTGCAAATAGTCAAAAGTCTTGTCTATTTGGTTAAAAGAATTACTGGTAAAAGTTCATGGAAACATGAGCCGGATTTAACCTTAGATGCTCTCAATTCTGCATTCCTTGATGGCACTTTGAAGGGTGAGAAAGGGGACAAGGGTGACACTGGTGAGCAAGGCTCTCAAGGTATTCAGGGTGAGAAAGGGGACAAGGGTGATCCTGGTTCAAACGCTAACGTTACTCCTGGGGCATGGCAAACACCTACTCTTCAAAATGGGTGGTCTACCTTTGATGTAACACCTAAATATAGAAAACTTGCTGATGGCAGGCTAGAAGTAAAAGGTTCTGTGAAATTTAATAGTATCCCTGCTTTACCTTCTACCATTTTTACTTTACCTGTAGGCTATAGGCCAATTGAGATACAACGATTATCTTGCGTGACACAATTCAACGCCGAGAATAGAGCCGCAAGAATAGCGGTAGGAACCGATGGCGCGGTGTTCTTTACTGGTGTAAGTAACGCAACGGTAACTAACACATCTATCTCTAATTTCCCCTTGAATTTTGTTTGTCCATTGGATTGATATGTATGACAGCCGAACGAATTGGAATGTTAGTAACTTCTGTTACTATTATTACTCAGGCAGGACTTTATTTACTTAGTGGGGGGTTTTCTGCTGGTGGTAAGCTCACCAAAATCGAATCTGAGATGAGAATGATTCGCCAAGAACTCAGGGCTTCTAATCAGATGCAGGATTACCGCATTAATAAATTGGAAGAGCAAACACCAACTAAATAACCCTCTGGGGATTCAATCTACATCCCTGTTAACTAGGGTGGGAAAGTAGGCAATGATAGTTCTCAGATACTTAGTAATTTTACTGACTTATATTGGTCTAGGACTGGGCTATTTACCTGGGCTGCGGATGAATCGTGCCACGATCGCCCTTGTGGGTGCGGCTTTTTTAATGGCATTGGGATTACTGGATTTATCTGCGGCGTGGAGTGCTATTGACTACAAAACCCTTGTCTTTTTGTTTGGGATGATGATTATTAGTGCTAATCTGGCGGCTTCTGGTTTTTTTCAGTTGGCTGTTGATTACACTATCCGTTATGTCCACAGTCCATTAGGGTTATTAATAGTCTTAACTTTTGGCAGTGGCTTTCTCTCAGCACTATTCCTCAATGATACGATCGCTCTTATCCTCACGCCTTTGGTAGTTGGCATCACTCAGTTACTCAGTCTCAACCCTATTCCTTATTTGTTGGCGTTGGCTGGTGCAACTAATCTGGGTTCTGTTGCTACCCTGAGTGGTAATCCACAGAATATTTTAATTGGTTCGTTTTCGGGGATTAGTTATCTAGACTTTGCCAAGGCTTTGACACCACTAGCTTTAATCGGTTTGGTAATTCAGGTAGGTTGGTTATGGTGGTTATATCCAGAGGTGCGATCGCTACATCCTTATCTAAAAGTTGAACTACCACGCTACCGCACCTTCAAACCATTGTTAGTCAAGAGTTTATTAATTACTACTGGATTGTTGATAGCTTTTTTGCTGGGAATTCCCACGGCGGAAGCTACCCTGATAGCGGCTGGATTATTACTCGTCACACGCCGGATCAAACCAGCGCGAATTTTGCCAAAAGTTGACTGGGACTTGCTATTGATGTTTTGTGGGTTGTTTATCCTAACTGAAGGTGTCCAAAAATTGGGGGCGCTGGAATGGTTTTCTCCTTTCGTTCATACTCCCTGGAGTATTTTGGGAGTCACGGTGTTGTTATCGAATCTTGTTTCTAATGTCCCGGCGGTACTGCTACTACATCACCTCATTCCCCATCCTGACAAGCAAACTTGGCTACTACTAGCGGCGGCTTCCACACTGGCAGGAAATTTAACGCTGTTGGGTTCTGTTGCCAATTTGATTGTAGCGGAGGCAGTTGCTAAGAAAGGATATCGGCTGACATTTGGCGAACATTTGCGATTTGGGCTACCGCTAACTGTTGTAACTCTGGCGCTTACCTATGTTTGGATTTTTAAACTCAGAGTTTGGTGAATTTATATGTATACCAAACCCTTACACCCAGTTTCCACAGAAAATCTTTGTGCTTAAGTCTTATATTAGGAATACGGTTTGATTCCTGAATCTAATTGTGTAGGCAGGGAGTAGGGAATGGGGAGTAGGGAGTAGGAAAGAAGTCTGCTCTGGGTGTACTGATTTTTTTCCCAAATCAAATATTAGTCCTATACATTAGTTCAGTTTCTGTGGTCTGGTATAGTTTTTGAAATTAGGCGGTACTGCAATATTGGGGGCTAATTTAGCATCGTTTATAGGTACAGCCGCCGTCAATTTTAAGGGAATTTCCCCAGCCCAGACGGGTATTTGATAATCAACTTCATCATCAATTGGCCCTCCAGTCCGAATCTTGGCGCTGGCTTCTGTCAGGGGCAAAGATAACACTATGGTTCTAGATAATTCTTGATGATTGGGCGATCGCACTTCCTGCCATCTTCCTAAAATGACATGTTCTGTAAATGCTTGCAAGGCTGCTAATTTCTGGGCTGCATCCTCGATTAAAGTTGCTTTACCAAAAATAACCACTGAGCGATAATTCATGGAGTGGTGAAATGCCGATCGCGCTAATACCAACCCATCAATTAAAGTTACAGTGACGCAAACATCAATACCTTGTTGCAGCGATCGTAACATTCGACTAGCGGGTGAACCATGAATATACAATGTATCTTCAATCCGCCCATAGGCTGTAGGAATGACAACAGGTTGTCCATCATTAATAAAACCAACATGACAGACTAATCCTTCATCTAATATTTGATAAATTGTCTCGCTTTCGTAGTTGGCTCTTTGGGGTATACGTTTAACTGTGGTTCTTGGGCTGGGGGCTTTTGGTTGAGGCATAACTAAAAGTTCCTACTCTATATCGTTAGAGTAATCAGGTAAGTGGAGTGATACAAGAGCCACTTTTCAATTAAATTACCAGTCCACTTACCGCAGATTCGATATTTATGAGGTACAGCAACTGATTGGAAAAAGTAATGAGTAAATTTCTGACTCATTACTTATTACTCATGGTGTACCTCACTTACTTCAAAAGTGCTGTATTTGTAATACTCCTATGGATTTTGTGATTAGTATTGATTCCCAAGCAGCTTTACCTTTACATCGCCAAGTTTATACAGAAATTCGTCAGGCAATTCTTACAGGGAGATTAACTCCAGGAGAAAAACTACCTTCAACTCGTGTGCTGGCTCAATTACTTGGTGTTTCTCGCGCCACCGTTACCCAAAGTTATGAAATGCTTCTGAGTGAAGGTTATCTAGAAACCAGTGTTGGTTCGGGAACCTTTGTCTGTCGTCAACTCCCTGATGATTTACTCAACACCACACCTATTCCACCAAAATTACCAGCAAATCCGCGTCCCATATCCTTATCAACCTATGGCGAAAGGTTGAGTCAGGGTAAATTTTTACACATCCCCGAAACAGATGTCGAGATTAGCTTTAGTTATGGACGACCAGCTTTTGATGAGTTTCCGATTAAGTTGTGGCGTAAGCTCTTATCTCGCCATTGTCAGTCTAGTAAGTCAGTGCTTGATTATACTTACAATTCACAGGGTTATCAACTTTTGCGGGAGGCGATCGCAGCTTATCTATCTCGCTCCAGAGCCGTGAAATGTAACTCTGAGCAAATCATAATTGTCGGTGGTTCACAACAGGGGATTGATTTAATTACTCGTATATTAATTAACCCTGGTGATTGCATAGCAGTGGAAGATCCAGGATATTTAAGTGCTAGACGAGCTTTTTTAGGGCAAGGAGCTAATTTATTTCCTGTAGCTGTAGATCAGTCAGGATTAATTGTCCATCATTTAACAACAGGTATAATTCCTAACATTAAGCTTGTTTATGTCACCCCATCACATCAATTTCCCACAGGTGCGACACTATCGCTGACTCGCAGGTTAGAGTTACTAGCTTGGGCAAAAAAATCAGGGGTAATGATTATTGAAGATGACTATGATAGCGAGTATCGTTATGGTAAACGACCGATTCCCGCATTGCAAGGATTAGACCAAGGTAACTCAGTCATTTATGTGGGGACATTTTCTAAAGTTTTATTTCCGGCCTTACGTCTGGGTTACTTAGTTTTACCTCCAGATTTAGTACCAATATTTGCCCGTGGGAAATTGTTAGCAGATCGGCAATGCAGTTTATTAGAACAATATGCCTTGACAGATTTTATTACCGAAGGACATTTAGAACGACATATTAGACGGATGCGATCGCTTTACGACGGACGCAGGCAAACTTTGGTACAGTCTTTATTTGACCATTTTGGCGACAAAATCAAAATCCTAGGAGAAAATGCCGGAATGCACTTAATGGTCAAGTTCAACACTAAACTCAGTGATGATGAAATAGTTCAGCGTGCTGCCCTGGCTGGAGTGAATATTGGGGCAGCATATCCTCAATATTTAAAAGATAGTCCTGGTAGTGAATTTATTTTTGGATATGCTGAACTCAGTCATCAGAAAATACAAGAGGGAGTGCGTCGATTAGCTCAAGTGATTTTAATTGATTAAGCGGATATGATGTCATACCAATTCACGAAATTACTGATACAAATTACGTATGAATTCAGCACCCAGGAGTCAGAAGTCAGAATTTATCAGGACTGTTATTTAACTAGGATATTCATTTACCAAATCTTCTCCTGATTCTTTAATCCTTCTGACTCCTGAATTCTTACCAAATTACTTCCTCTGCTCCTCTGCTTCCGGTCGCCGAGAGAATTTGAGGTGCTGCTTTATATGTATCACTTCCGTTCAAAAACTACGGAGAGATTATTGGCTGGCATTTCATAAATCTGTTTCAAGACAAGATGTTGGGTTTGAGCAACGGCTATGACATCATCTAAGTTACGCACACCCCATTCTGGGTTTTGGGAACGTAAATATTCATCAAAAGCAGCATTACTTGGGGCTGTATGTTCTCCACCTTGTTTAAAAGGCCCATATAAATAAAGAATACCACCCACAGGTAAAATACGATTTGCCCCTGCCATCAATCCTAAACAAGCTGACCAAGGTGAAATGTGAATCATATTAATATTGACGATGGCGACAATGGGCGAATTATTTAGCAATTGGGTTGTTGTTTCTTGCTCTAGCACCCACACAGGTTCTTTAGCATCCAGTTCCAATGGTGGATAAACATTTTGACATCCATAGTGTTCAGTCCAAGCAACTATACTTGCTCTGGCTTGGGGACTGACATCTGTTGGTAGCCACATCACATTTCTCAGTTGCGATGCAAAATAAATTGCGTGTTCACCTGTACCACTGGCAATTTCCAAGACTGTTCCACTTTTAGGTAATACTTTTAACAGTACGTCGAGAATTGGTTGGCGATTGCGCTCGGTAGCTGGGGCTGATTGTCTTGCATCTTGTGTTGTCATGCTTATGGTTTTAGTGGTTGATTTTACGGTTATTGTGGCAAGTTCAAGGTAAATTTTGCTCCTAGTATCAATTAACTTCTATACATGGGAATACTACGTTTAGAAGTTTTCTCGACTAAAAGTAGTATGGCTGCAACTCAATTTAGTATTCCCGGATATGTAGTTAATGAGCAAATCTATGATGGGTTCAGAACTTTAGTTTACCGAGCGTTCAGAAAAACTGACAATTTACCTGTAGTCCTGAAACTCCTGAGAAATCCTTACCCCAGTTTTAGTGAAATTGTCCAATTTCGCAACCAGTATACAATAGCTAAAAATCTCAATCATCCTGGAATTATTCAAACTTATAGTCTGGAACAGTTTCAAAATAGCTATGTTTTGGTGATGGAAGATTTTGGGGGAATTTCCTTAACCGAATGGCGAAAGGTAATAAGCGGTGAATTTTTTGAGGAATTTTTGCAAATAGCGATCGCCCTCTGTAATATCTTAGATACACTTTACAAAAATCGGATTATTCATAAAGATATTAAACCCAGAAATATCTTAATTAACTCCACAACTAAACAAGTTAAGTTAATTGACTTTAGTATTGCATCTTTATTACCAAGAGAAACTCAAACCTTAGTTAATCCCAACGTATTAGAAGGAACACTTACTTACATTTCTCCAGAACAAACTGGGAGAATGAATCGCGGGGTTGATTATCGCACAGATTTTTATTCCTTGGGTGTAACTTTTTATGAATTACTCACAGGTGAATTGCCATTTGTATCTGATGATGCAATGGAATTATTACATTGTCACATTGCCAAAACACCGACGGGATTAGGAACCAGAAAAGATATTCCCCAAGTTATTTCCAAGATTGTGATGAAATTGATGGCGAAAAACGCCGAAGATAGATATCAAAGCGCATTGGGGCTGAAATTTGATTTAGAAAAATGTTTACAGCAGCTAAAAGAAACTGGTGAGATTCAAAGCTTTGAAATTGCTAGTCGGGATGTGTGCGATCGCTTCATGATTCCTGATCAACTTTATGGCAGAGAAACAGAAGTCAAAACCCTACTCCAAGTATTTGATAGAGTAAGCCAAGGTGCAACCGAAATGATGCTTGTTGCTGGGTTTTCGGGGATTGGAAAAACAGTAGTGATCAACGAAGTCCATAAACCAATTGTCCGCCAACGTGGCTATTTTATCAAAGGTAAATATGACCAATTTCAACGGAATATTCCCTTCAGTGCCTTTGTGCAAGCATTCCGTGATTTAATGGGGCAATTACTCTCAGAATCAAATGCACAATTGCAAACTTGGAAAATCAAAATTTTAGAAGTTGTCGGCGAAAACGGACAAGTTTTAATTGATGTCATTCCCGAATTAGAACGCATTATTGGCGCACAAGAACCTGCTACAGAACTATCAGGAACTGCTGCGGAAAATAGATTTAATTTGCTATTGCAAAAGTTTGTGAAAGTTTTCACTCATCCAGAACATCCCTTAGTGATATTTTTAGATGATTTGCAATGGGCAGACTCCGCATCACTGAAATCGCTACAATTGTTGATGCAAGATACAAAACATTTATTGCTCTTGGGAGCATATCGAGATAATGAAGTATCACCAACTCACCCATTTATCTTGACTGTAGATGAGCTAAAAAAAACAGGCGCAGTTATCAATAAAATTATCCTCCAAGCCTTAAGCGAAACTAATCTCAATCATTTAGTTGCAGATACACTAAATTGTGAATCATCACTTGCCCAACCTTTGACAACATTAATCTATCAAAAAACTAAAGGTAATCCTTTTTTTGCTACCCAGTTTCTCAAAGCCTTAAATAACGAAAACTTGATTACATTTGACTTGGAATATCGTCATTGGCAGTGTGATATTGCTCAAGTGAAAGCTTTAGCAATTACTGATGATGTAGTAGAATTTATGTCATTGCAATTGCAGAAGTTTCCCCAGCAAACTCAAAATATTCTCAAGTTAGCAGCTTGTATTGGGGCGCAGTTTGATTTGCAGACATTGGCAATTATTTCGGAACAAACACCAGAAACAACGGCGGCAGATTTATGGAAAGCTTTGCAAGCAGGATTAATCGTTCCCAATACAGAGATTTATAAATTCTTTGTTCAATATGAATATATTTCTGGTATTTATGCAGCAGCTAATCCAGTTTATCGCTTTTTACATGACCGAGTTCAACAAGCAGCTTATTCCCTGATTCCTGATGACAACAAGCAAGTCACACATCTCAAGATTGGACAGTTACTGCTGCAAAATTCTGCCGCCATAGAACGAGAAGAAAAACTGTTTGATATTGTGGGACATTTAAACCAAGGACAAGCATTAATTAATCAACCACAGGAACGAGAAGCTTTAGCAGAACTTAACTTGCAAGCTGGGAATAAAGCCCGACATTCAACCGCTTACACCGCCGCTAGAGAATACTTTCAGACTGGTATTGACTTATTAGAGGTTAATTGTTGGCAAAGTCAGTATGAATTAGCTTTGAATTTATATATAGCTGCAACGGAAGCCAGTTATTTGAATGGTGATTTTAATGGTATGGAACAACTTGCAGCCGTAGTATTGCAGCAGGCACAGAGCATTGTTGACAAAGTTAAAATCTACGAAATTCAAATTGCCGCATTAACAGCAAGTAGTCAAATATTAGCAGCGATCGCAGTCGGCAGAGAAGCTCTAGCCCAATTGGGAGTTGAATTACCCAGCCAAGTAGACGAAACTGAGATTGGCAAAGCTTTAGCAGCAGTTAACCAGCAACTCCAAGGACGAGAAATTGCTGCATTGATTGACTTACCTCTGATGAGTGAACCTCAAGCTCAAGCTGCAATCCAGATATTAAGTATGTTGTTTCCACCAGTGTTACTGGGAATGCCTGGTTTAATGCCCATTCTCGGCGCAACAATGGTACGCTTATCCCTAGAGTTTGGCAATACTCCCGCCTCCATCCCTGGCTATGCAATTCATGGGATGGTGATGTGTGCCTTTTTTAGCGAAGTCGAAATCGGTTATGAATTTGGTAAATTATCCCTCTCCTTACTAGAGAAGTTGAATGCTCAAGGTATGAAGTGCATCACTCTTAATCTGTTTGGGGCT carries:
- a CDS encoding DUF938 domain-containing protein — its product is MTTQDARQSAPATERNRQPILDVLLKVLPKSGTVLEIASGTGEHAIYFASQLRNVMWLPTDVSPQARASIVAWTEHYGCQNVYPPLELDAKEPVWVLEQETTTQLLNNSPIVAIVNINMIHISPWSACLGLMAGANRILPVGGILYLYGPFKQGGEHTAPSNAAFDEYLRSQNPEWGVRNLDDVIAVAQTQHLVLKQIYEMPANNLSVVFERK
- a CDS encoding ATP-binding sensor histidine kinase, which codes for MAATQFSIPGYVVNEQIYDGFRTLVYRAFRKTDNLPVVLKLLRNPYPSFSEIVQFRNQYTIAKNLNHPGIIQTYSLEQFQNSYVLVMEDFGGISLTEWRKVISGEFFEEFLQIAIALCNILDTLYKNRIIHKDIKPRNILINSTTKQVKLIDFSIASLLPRETQTLVNPNVLEGTLTYISPEQTGRMNRGVDYRTDFYSLGVTFYELLTGELPFVSDDAMELLHCHIAKTPTGLGTRKDIPQVISKIVMKLMAKNAEDRYQSALGLKFDLEKCLQQLKETGEIQSFEIASRDVCDRFMIPDQLYGRETEVKTLLQVFDRVSQGATEMMLVAGFSGIGKTVVINEVHKPIVRQRGYFIKGKYDQFQRNIPFSAFVQAFRDLMGQLLSESNAQLQTWKIKILEVVGENGQVLIDVIPELERIIGAQEPATELSGTAAENRFNLLLQKFVKVFTHPEHPLVIFLDDLQWADSASLKSLQLLMQDTKHLLLLGAYRDNEVSPTHPFILTVDELKKTGAVINKIILQALSETNLNHLVADTLNCESSLAQPLTTLIYQKTKGNPFFATQFLKALNNENLITFDLEYRHWQCDIAQVKALAITDDVVEFMSLQLQKFPQQTQNILKLAACIGAQFDLQTLAIISEQTPETTAADLWKALQAGLIVPNTEIYKFFVQYEYISGIYAAANPVYRFLHDRVQQAAYSLIPDDNKQVTHLKIGQLLLQNSAAIEREEKLFDIVGHLNQGQALINQPQEREALAELNLQAGNKARHSTAYTAAREYFQTGIDLLEVNCWQSQYELALNLYIAATEASYLNGDFNGMEQLAAVVLQQAQSIVDKVKIYEIQIAALTASSQILAAIAVGREALAQLGVELPSQVDETEIGKALAAVNQQLQGREIAALIDLPLMSEPQAQAAIQILSMLFPPVLLGMPGLMPILGATMVRLSLEFGNTPASIPGYAIHGMVMCAFFSEVEIGYEFGKLSLSLLEKLNAQGMKCITLNLFGAFIHHRRQALLKTLIIQKESYRAGMETGDFLYAGYSIQGYAFGGLFTGSELNALAAELTAYSAALAQFKQDSARVYLDMIQQTVAQFREKVSQPDCLIGTFYDETVMFPKHEQDRDLTAFAFTYNYKLLLAYSFGNYHAALEYITQFKFYLMAVSGMFLVPLFHFYAALTHLAVITAAPEEMLTEVETHQNILHQWAQDAPMNHLHKWHLVEAEKLRVTGDKLAAIEHYEQAITLAKTHKFLNEEALANELAAKFYLDWGKEKIAQTYMMEAYYCYARWGAKAKVIDLETRYPQLLLAILHKQQPTFKPTETIISISSHTIQSSSLSNTSLSQALDLATILKAFQSLSSEIELDKLLSTLLQVILENAGADKCALLMPKDDSWVIEALSQFQKPAIVLRSLPFEKIVPVTLINRVKNTLAVTVIANAIVEPTLLADPYILHHAPKSIFCAPILKQGKLIGILYLENNLTMGAFTSERIEILNLLCTQAAISLENANLYRQLADYSHNLEQKVAERTQELTAKATQLELTLNQLYSTQSQLIQAEKMSSLGQLVAGIAHEINNPVNFIYGNLQPASEYVESLIELNNLYQQLYPQPLPEIANKIADVELEFLIPDLQNLLSSMKIGASRISEIVQSLRNFARLDEAEIKPVDIHTGIDSTLLILQHRFQMNSQHPEIQVIKKYGKLPLVNCYASALNQVLMNIINNAIDALEMNPNPQIIIQTELINDKKAVIKIKDNGIGISKSVQSQIFNPFFTTKCVGRGTGLGLSTSYSIVVEKHGGQLSCISAPGEGAEFIIEIPVLEYF